The following are from one region of the Sandaracinus amylolyticus genome:
- a CDS encoding acyl-CoA thioesterase — protein sequence MTFKTSMRVRFGDEDHARIVYYPKFFHFFHVAFEDFFDQQGLPYRECLDEGVGWPAVHAEADYRRPVRFGDDLDFEVSVTSLSKRSATFRYVGTVRSSDTAAVVGTIVVACIDMKTMRAQPIPEKYRALFEKHLVGES from the coding sequence ATGACGTTCAAGACCAGCATGCGCGTGCGCTTCGGCGACGAGGATCACGCGCGGATCGTCTACTACCCGAAGTTCTTCCACTTCTTCCACGTGGCGTTCGAGGACTTCTTCGATCAACAGGGGCTGCCCTATCGCGAGTGCCTCGACGAGGGCGTGGGCTGGCCCGCCGTGCACGCCGAGGCCGACTACCGACGGCCGGTGCGCTTCGGCGACGACCTCGACTTCGAGGTGAGCGTCACGAGCCTGAGCAAGCGCTCGGCGACGTTCCGCTACGTCGGCACGGTGCGATCGAGCGACACCGCCGCGGTGGTGGGCACGATCGTCGTCGCGTGCATCGACATGAAGACGATGCGTGCCCAGCCGATCCCCGAGAAGTACCGGGCGCTCTTCGAGAAGCACCTCGTCGGCGAGAGCTGA
- a CDS encoding CarD family transcriptional regulator, with amino-acid sequence MQARKQVEVKARTTAPVAAARSTTTSNSAPTKQGSASSNQEFKIGDKAVYPARGVAEVVSIEEKDIAGNRQRFYVLRLLDTDHKIMVPVLNAQNIGLRKPISDKEIKEIFRILKVKEVPFDNQTWNRRYRGFMDKIKTGSVFDVAEVLRDLSRLRANKALSFGERQMLEKARGLIVKEIAVSRGKSEDKVRLEIEAIFGPS; translated from the coding sequence ATGCAGGCCCGCAAGCAGGTCGAGGTGAAGGCCCGCACCACCGCCCCGGTGGCTGCCGCCCGCTCTACCACCACCAGCAACTCTGCTCCTACGAAGCAGGGAAGCGCCTCGAGTAACCAGGAATTCAAGATCGGCGACAAGGCCGTGTACCCGGCCCGCGGCGTCGCCGAGGTCGTCTCCATCGAGGAGAAGGACATCGCCGGCAACCGCCAGCGCTTCTACGTCCTGCGGCTCCTCGACACCGACCACAAGATCATGGTGCCGGTGCTGAACGCGCAGAACATCGGGCTGCGCAAGCCGATCAGCGACAAGGAGATCAAGGAGATCTTCCGGATCCTCAAGGTCAAGGAAGTCCCCTTCGACAACCAGACCTGGAACCGCCGCTACCGCGGTTTCATGGACAAGATCAAGACGGGCTCGGTGTTCGACGTGGCCGAAGTGCTGCGCGACCTCTCGCGGCTCCGTGCGAACAAGGCGCTCAGCTTCGGCGAGCGCCAGATGCTCGAGAAGGCCCGTGGTCTCATCGTGAAGGAGATCGCGGTGTCCCGGGGCAAGAGCGAAGACAAGGTCCGCCTGGAGATCGAAGCGATCTTCGGCCCCAGCTGA
- the accB gene encoding acetyl-CoA carboxylase biotin carboxyl carrier protein, with product MEIDLKQLRELMRSLKQFDVSELEIEKDGERIYLRRGADTVVAPSAVIAAPAAPVSSHPPALPVAAAPAASAASDPNVVAITSPFVGTFYRSPSPDAPAFVDVGTEIRPGQVLCIVEAMKLMNEIESEISGTIVEVLGDNGKPVEYGDALFKVRKSG from the coding sequence ATGGAGATCGACCTCAAACAGCTCCGCGAGCTGATGCGCTCGCTCAAGCAGTTCGACGTCAGCGAGCTCGAGATCGAGAAGGACGGCGAGCGCATCTACCTGCGCCGCGGCGCCGACACAGTGGTCGCGCCGAGCGCGGTGATCGCCGCGCCCGCCGCGCCCGTCTCGAGCCACCCGCCCGCGCTGCCCGTCGCCGCCGCGCCCGCCGCGAGCGCCGCGAGTGATCCCAACGTCGTCGCGATCACGTCGCCCTTCGTCGGCACGTTCTATCGCTCGCCCTCGCCCGACGCGCCGGCGTTCGTCGACGTCGGCACCGAGATCCGCCCCGGCCAGGTGCTCTGCATCGTCGAGGCGATGAAGCTGATGAACGAGATCGAGTCGGAGATCTCCGGCACGATCGTCGAAGTGCTCGGCGACAACGGCAAGCCGGTCGAGTACGGCGACGCGCTCTTCAAGGTTCGCAAGTCCGGATGA
- a CDS encoding globin domain-containing protein: protein MDRTLHSFRRLRERGFAHHFYERLFAADRRVPRLFARTDIARQRDLLEHGVSMLLAHRRGSALGEIAMRRLARLHGPGELDIGHDLFVIWLRVFLEVAGELDPEWTPELAAAWHSELGASISEMHRRAT from the coding sequence ATGGACAGAACGCTCCACAGCTTTCGTCGTCTCCGCGAGCGCGGGTTCGCGCACCACTTCTACGAACGTCTCTTCGCCGCCGACCGCCGTGTCCCTCGGCTCTTCGCGCGCACCGACATCGCGCGTCAACGCGATCTGCTCGAGCACGGCGTCTCGATGCTGCTGGCGCACCGGCGCGGCAGCGCGCTCGGCGAGATCGCGATGCGACGCCTCGCGCGCCTCCACGGCCCGGGCGAGCTCGACATCGGTCACGACCTCTTCGTCATCTGGCTCCGCGTGTTCCTGGAGGTCGCGGGCGAGCTCGATCCCGAGTGGACGCCGGAGCTCGCCGCCGCGTGGCACTCCGAGCTCGGCGCGTCGATCTCGGAGATGCACCGCCGCGCGACCTGA
- a CDS encoding response regulator encodes MGAIQTKRRILVVGNDGADRGGWGEALQRAGIDTLLEPSLERALCVAAELRPRGVILDLSMEGCDPLQLASALRAHPRTRDLAIVAITHAVTDDVLELARSRGCDAVLARTAKPHAIAAVIARLLDRPRARAA; translated from the coding sequence GTGGGCGCGATCCAGACGAAGCGCCGCATCCTCGTCGTCGGCAACGACGGCGCGGATCGCGGGGGATGGGGTGAAGCGCTGCAACGTGCCGGCATCGACACGCTGCTCGAGCCGAGCCTGGAGCGAGCGCTCTGCGTCGCGGCGGAGCTGCGACCGCGGGGCGTCATCCTCGATCTCTCGATGGAAGGCTGCGATCCACTCCAGCTCGCGAGCGCGCTGCGCGCGCATCCGCGCACGCGTGATCTCGCGATCGTCGCGATCACCCACGCCGTGACCGACGACGTGCTGGAGCTCGCTCGATCACGAGGCTGCGACGCCGTGCTCGCGCGCACCGCGAAGCCCCACGCGATCGCCGCAGTGATCGCGCGCCTGCTCGATCGCCCGCGCGCCCGCGCCGCGTGA
- the accC gene encoding acetyl-CoA carboxylase biotin carboxylase subunit: protein MTRDLSSGRQRIRKVLIANRGEIALRVIRACRELGIETVAVHSEVDAAALHVRFADSAVCIGPAKSAASYLNMPAIIAAAEISGADAVHPGYGFLSENAEFADICRQCGLTFIGPSPEDMKKWGGKVPARTLARELGIPLLPGTQVLADVDEAVREATKIGFPVILKASAGGGGRGMKIVRSEGELRRVFPQAKAEALAGFKNGDLYLERYVEEPRHIEFQVLCAPELGIQMVLGERECSIQRRHQKLVEEAPSVAMTDEMRADMGATIARAMKQTGYTSAGTLEFLLDERGNLYFMEMNTRIQVEHPVTELVTGIDLVAEQIRVAGGEAPHFPTSFEGGRLLRPRGHALECRINAEDPETYAPWPGLITEYHPPGGAGVRVDGGIFSGWRVPGDYDSLLVKLITYGRTREESIRRMKRALGETVIAGIRTNIPLHQRILASPDFVAGRLSTRFLERLGKPGENEAAISS, encoded by the coding sequence ATGACCCGCGATCTCTCCAGCGGGCGGCAGCGGATCCGGAAGGTCCTCATCGCGAACCGCGGTGAGATCGCGCTCCGTGTGATCCGCGCGTGCCGCGAGCTCGGCATCGAGACCGTCGCGGTCCACAGCGAGGTCGACGCGGCCGCGCTGCACGTGCGCTTCGCCGACTCCGCGGTGTGCATCGGCCCCGCGAAGTCGGCGGCGAGCTACCTCAACATGCCCGCGATCATCGCGGCTGCCGAGATCAGCGGCGCCGACGCGGTGCACCCGGGCTACGGCTTCTTGTCGGAGAACGCGGAGTTCGCCGACATCTGCCGGCAGTGCGGGCTCACGTTCATCGGGCCGTCGCCCGAGGACATGAAGAAGTGGGGCGGCAAGGTGCCGGCGCGCACGCTGGCGCGCGAGCTCGGCATCCCGCTGCTGCCCGGCACGCAGGTGCTCGCCGACGTCGACGAGGCGGTGCGCGAGGCGACGAAGATCGGCTTCCCGGTGATCCTCAAGGCGAGCGCCGGTGGCGGCGGTCGCGGCATGAAGATCGTCCGCAGCGAAGGCGAGCTGCGCCGCGTCTTCCCGCAGGCGAAGGCCGAGGCGCTCGCCGGCTTCAAGAACGGCGATCTCTACCTCGAGCGCTACGTCGAGGAGCCGCGGCACATCGAGTTCCAGGTGCTCTGCGCGCCCGAGCTCGGCATCCAGATGGTGCTCGGCGAGCGCGAGTGCTCGATCCAGCGCCGTCACCAGAAGCTGGTCGAAGAAGCGCCGAGCGTCGCGATGACCGACGAGATGCGCGCCGACATGGGCGCGACGATCGCGCGCGCGATGAAGCAGACGGGCTACACGTCGGCGGGGACGCTCGAGTTCCTGCTCGACGAGCGCGGCAACCTCTACTTCATGGAGATGAACACGCGCATCCAGGTCGAGCACCCGGTCACCGAGCTCGTCACCGGGATCGATCTCGTCGCGGAGCAGATCCGCGTCGCGGGCGGCGAGGCGCCGCACTTCCCGACGTCGTTCGAAGGAGGACGCCTGCTCCGGCCGCGCGGTCATGCGCTCGAGTGCCGCATCAACGCGGAGGACCCCGAGACGTACGCGCCGTGGCCGGGGCTCATCACCGAGTACCACCCGCCGGGCGGTGCGGGCGTGCGCGTCGACGGCGGCATCTTCAGCGGCTGGCGCGTCCCCGGTGACTACGACTCGCTGCTCGTGAAGCTCATCACGTACGGACGCACCCGCGAGGAGTCGATCCGTCGCATGAAGCGCGCGCTCGGCGAGACGGTCATCGCCGGCATCCGCACCAACATCCCGCTCCACCAGCGCATCCTCGCGTCGCCCGACTTCGTCGCGGGACGCCTGTCGACGCGCTTCCTCGAGCGCCTCGGCAAGCCCGGCGAGAACGAAGCGGCGATCTCGAGCTGA
- a CDS encoding thioesterase family protein yields MSGAISELDDDTAIEPLGPPHEGRSRFAATLTDRWSIGTAPNGGYLAVVAARALGAVLPHPDPFSASTHFLAPARPGPAEIAVEIVRAGKGHSTGEARLFQEGREVLRMIATFGDLGALDPEAPTAIATTPPELPPIESCERSRPAPSVASIGERLDIAIAPGTLSWLSGAHNERAELAGWVRLRDGRAPDALSLLFFADAFPPPVLNLSAVRTPWVPTLELTVHVRARPAPGWLRASFRTRALMRGYLEEDGEIWDEQGTLVAMSRQLARVQRF; encoded by the coding sequence GTGTCAGGCGCGATCTCGGAGCTCGACGACGACACCGCGATCGAGCCGCTCGGCCCTCCTCACGAGGGCCGTTCGCGCTTCGCGGCCACGTTGACCGATCGATGGAGCATCGGGACCGCGCCGAACGGCGGTTATCTCGCGGTGGTCGCGGCGCGGGCGCTGGGAGCCGTGCTGCCGCATCCCGACCCGTTCAGCGCGAGCACGCACTTCCTCGCGCCGGCGCGACCGGGACCGGCGGAGATCGCCGTCGAGATCGTGCGCGCGGGGAAGGGGCACTCGACGGGCGAGGCGCGCCTCTTCCAAGAGGGGCGCGAGGTGCTCCGGATGATCGCGACGTTCGGCGATCTCGGTGCGCTCGATCCCGAGGCGCCGACCGCGATCGCGACGACGCCGCCCGAGCTGCCGCCGATCGAGTCGTGTGAGCGATCGCGCCCCGCCCCGAGCGTCGCGTCGATCGGAGAGCGGCTCGACATCGCGATCGCGCCGGGAACGCTGAGCTGGCTGAGCGGCGCCCACAACGAGCGCGCCGAGCTCGCGGGCTGGGTGCGGCTGCGCGACGGTCGCGCGCCGGACGCGCTCTCGCTCTTGTTCTTCGCCGACGCGTTCCCGCCGCCGGTGCTCAACCTGAGCGCGGTGCGCACGCCGTGGGTGCCGACGCTCGAGCTCACCGTGCACGTGCGCGCACGGCCCGCGCCCGGTTGGTTGCGCGCGTCGTTCCGCACGCGCGCGCTGATGCGCGGCTACCTCGAGGAAGACGGAGAGATCTGGGACGAGCAGGGCACGCTCGTCGCGATGTCGAGGCAGCTCGCGCGCGTGCAGCGTTTCTAG
- the glsA gene encoding glutaminase A has protein sequence MATRENIEAALARAVEHARACGDGEPATYIPELANAPLDALSAAITLRDGSVVRAGDDDHQFTFQSSAKLVLLAGLLEERGEDEVFRIVGREPSGGGFASLARLETHGPIPANPLINPGAIALASILDGHLEDRLAWIERWAERLYGDALPIQQRVLASERRTGDRNRSIAHFLKASGVIDGDVDEVLEVYFALCSIEGSVVEASRLAAILATGGLAPHDGERVLSQRTASTVVSIMATCGMYDESGAYLCATGLPAKSGVSGVIVAVATGRGGIAVASPRLNKKGGSVRGHLVLREISRELGWHFALPD, from the coding sequence ATGGCGACGCGCGAGAACATCGAAGCAGCGCTCGCCCGCGCGGTGGAGCACGCACGAGCGTGCGGCGACGGCGAGCCCGCGACGTACATCCCCGAGCTCGCGAACGCGCCGCTCGATGCGCTCAGCGCCGCGATCACGCTGCGGGACGGCAGCGTGGTGCGCGCCGGTGACGACGATCACCAGTTCACGTTCCAGAGCTCGGCGAAGCTCGTGCTGCTCGCGGGCTTGCTCGAGGAGCGCGGCGAGGACGAGGTCTTCCGCATCGTCGGGCGCGAGCCGAGCGGGGGAGGCTTCGCGTCGCTGGCGCGGCTCGAGACCCACGGGCCGATCCCCGCGAACCCGCTGATCAACCCGGGCGCGATCGCGCTCGCGTCGATCCTCGACGGGCACCTCGAGGATCGGCTCGCCTGGATCGAGCGATGGGCGGAGCGGCTCTACGGCGATGCGCTGCCGATCCAACAGCGCGTGCTCGCGTCGGAGCGACGCACCGGCGATCGCAACCGCAGCATCGCGCACTTCCTCAAGGCGAGCGGCGTGATCGACGGCGACGTCGACGAGGTGCTCGAGGTGTACTTCGCGCTCTGCTCGATCGAGGGGAGCGTGGTCGAGGCCTCGCGGCTCGCGGCGATCCTCGCGACGGGCGGGCTCGCGCCGCACGATGGCGAGCGCGTGCTCTCGCAGCGCACCGCGAGCACGGTCGTGTCGATCATGGCGACCTGCGGGATGTACGACGAGTCGGGCGCGTACCTCTGCGCAACCGGTCTGCCCGCGAAGAGCGGCGTCAGCGGCGTGATCGTCGCGGTCGCGACGGGGCGCGGCGGGATCGCGGTCGCGAGCCCGCGCCTCAACAAGAAGGGCGGCAGCGTGCGCGGCCACCTCGTGCTGCGCGAGATCTCGCGCGAGCTCGGCTGGCACTTCGCGCTGCCCGATTGA
- the aroQ gene encoding type II 3-dehydroquinate dehydratase, with amino-acid sequence MTTTNVSSAAPELRVLVLHGPSLNLLGKREPGVYGTRDLASIEQELVALGRDLGATIESRQSNHEGVLIDWIHDAGYPKDPSGSRVDGIVINPGAYTHTSIAIRDAIAATNLPVVEVHLSNVHAREPFRRRSMITPVCVGVIAGFGPHSYALGLRALVGYVRARVSP; translated from the coding sequence GTGACCACCACGAACGTGAGCTCCGCTGCGCCGGAGCTGCGCGTGCTCGTGCTCCACGGGCCGAGCCTCAACCTCCTCGGCAAGCGCGAGCCCGGCGTCTACGGCACCCGCGATCTCGCCTCGATCGAGCAAGAGCTCGTCGCGCTCGGTCGCGATCTCGGCGCGACGATCGAGAGCCGCCAGAGCAACCACGAGGGCGTGCTGATCGACTGGATCCACGACGCCGGATATCCGAAGGATCCTTCGGGTTCGCGCGTCGACGGGATCGTGATCAACCCCGGCGCGTATACGCACACCTCGATCGCGATCCGCGACGCGATCGCCGCGACCAATCTCCCGGTCGTGGAAGTGCACCTCTCGAACGTGCACGCGCGCGAGCCGTTTCGTCGTCGCTCGATGATCACGCCGGTCTGCGTCGGTGTGATCGCGGGCTTCGGTCCGCACAGCTATGCGCTTGGCTTGCGCGCGCTGGTGGGCTACGTACGGGCCCGCGTTTCGCCCTGA
- a CDS encoding Rne/Rng family ribonuclease produces MAQNTIVISVDVGETRVALIENGILAEIYVERERDRSPVGNIYLGKVTRVLPGMQAAFVDVGLDRAAFLHVEDVIPQADFEKLVGDKENGHDDDEDDASSEGGAKDKQKSKKDERLSRKTPIRDVLKEGQHIVVQVSKGPISTKGARVTSHVSLPGRFVVYMPTIDHVGVSKRIGNDKERKRLREVIDSVKPPHGGLIVRTVAAGLTKGGLKADVGYLVKTWEGIADKQKSARKAPQLLYSELDIVLRTARDLLTEDVGKIVIDDREEYLRLMQFVEAFMPERAGDIELYSGSDPIFDEFGIEDEIARSLSRKVPLPSGGYLIIDQAEALTAIDVNTGRFTGKGKDVEETILQTNLEAAKEIPYQLRFRNLGGLIVLDFIDMERSSHRDKVYKALVAALKSDKAKTTVVRISELGLVEMTRKRTRESLGRTLYEPCFYCDGTGQLQSKTTICHEILRQIRREKDSLPGFKVVVNAHPAVVDAMQREQKDALVKASARYARQIVMQARKDYHLEQFDLSGS; encoded by the coding sequence ATGGCGCAGAACACGATCGTGATCAGCGTCGACGTCGGTGAGACCCGCGTCGCCCTGATCGAGAACGGCATCCTCGCCGAGATCTACGTCGAGCGAGAGCGCGACCGGAGCCCGGTCGGGAACATCTACCTCGGCAAAGTCACCCGCGTGCTCCCGGGCATGCAGGCCGCGTTCGTCGACGTCGGGCTCGACCGCGCGGCGTTCCTGCACGTCGAGGACGTGATCCCCCAGGCCGACTTCGAGAAGCTCGTCGGCGACAAGGAGAACGGCCACGACGACGACGAGGACGACGCGTCGTCCGAGGGCGGCGCGAAGGACAAGCAGAAGTCCAAGAAGGACGAGCGCCTCTCGCGCAAGACGCCCATCCGCGACGTGCTGAAGGAGGGCCAGCACATCGTCGTGCAGGTCAGCAAAGGGCCGATCAGCACGAAGGGCGCGCGCGTCACGAGCCACGTCTCGCTCCCGGGCCGCTTCGTCGTCTACATGCCGACGATCGATCACGTCGGCGTGAGCAAGCGGATCGGCAACGACAAGGAGCGCAAGCGCCTTCGCGAGGTGATCGACTCGGTGAAGCCGCCGCACGGCGGGCTCATCGTGCGCACCGTCGCGGCGGGGCTGACGAAGGGCGGGCTCAAGGCCGACGTCGGCTATCTCGTGAAGACGTGGGAGGGCATCGCGGACAAGCAGAAGTCGGCGCGGAAGGCGCCGCAGCTGCTCTACAGCGAGCTCGACATCGTCCTGCGCACCGCGCGCGATCTGCTCACCGAGGACGTGGGCAAGATCGTGATCGACGATCGCGAGGAGTACCTGCGGCTCATGCAGTTCGTCGAAGCGTTCATGCCCGAGCGCGCCGGCGACATCGAGCTCTACAGCGGCTCCGATCCGATCTTCGACGAGTTCGGCATCGAGGACGAGATCGCGCGCTCGCTCTCGCGCAAGGTGCCGCTGCCGAGCGGCGGCTATCTGATCATCGATCAGGCCGAGGCGCTCACCGCGATCGACGTCAACACGGGTCGCTTCACCGGCAAGGGCAAGGACGTGGAGGAGACGATCCTCCAGACGAACCTCGAGGCCGCGAAGGAGATCCCGTACCAGCTGCGGTTCCGGAACCTCGGCGGGCTCATCGTGCTCGACTTCATCGACATGGAGCGGTCGTCGCACCGCGACAAGGTCTACAAGGCGCTCGTCGCCGCGCTGAAGAGCGACAAGGCGAAGACCACGGTCGTGCGCATCAGCGAGCTCGGCCTCGTCGAGATGACGCGCAAGCGCACGCGCGAGTCGCTCGGTCGCACGCTCTACGAGCCGTGCTTCTACTGCGACGGCACCGGGCAGCTGCAGAGCAAGACCACGATCTGCCACGAGATCCTGAGGCAGATCCGGCGCGAGAAGGACTCGCTGCCGGGCTTCAAGGTCGTGGTGAACGCGCATCCCGCGGTCGTCGACGCGATGCAGCGCGAGCAGAAGGACGCGCTCGTGAAGGCCAGCGCGCGCTACGCACGACAGATCGTCATGCAGGCGCGGAAGGACTATCATCTGGAGCAGTTCGATCTGAGCGGCTCGTGA
- a CDS encoding tetratricopeptide repeat protein, whose product MSVDRTKILEAAQKHLAKGAYDKAIAELQKLVKADPSDVRTWLKIGDLFAKKGSTREAVDTYAKVADQYATQGFFLKAVAVHKQILKLDPTRLDVQLKLADAYENLQLVSDALATYEMVAAGYARAGNIDKALATLAKMVELDPENIPVRIKYAEALSKANRTKEAADAFEAGGKLLKAQGRLDDWIKVAERLLFHRADDVAVARELSKLYLERHDAKRALAKLQLCFKADPKDVPTLEMLAEAFHQLGQLPKTISVYREVARIHQEANRVEDRARTLKRILDLDPGDAEARQALAAYAQPQPSAAMQAGAAVQAGPSAAVRRDIAPPPGAVVAPARAPQPAPPDSTPTEDELEELDDDVIEEHDDDAYGEATYSRDDDNDYPSAETYVGGDDGDEDVIIVDDDEEPARVSAAPARASQRPGSELPPEIARDAQIAKLLTECEVFLRYGLKQKVLDQLRRVLEIEPGHVEARERLKDMLIDRGEIAAAIDELIVLSDLFADRPAVALLYVRQALELDPDHAGAANRANALQGPSSGMHPAADSHRAPASGSHPNGGYPSAGDASGSRAVDDDDAEEHTMFEPPSRPGASSSLDGIAPAEMPGDSLLDAVPPEDGVFFVDDEDTSAPTRERDPVVSSQVAARDPYSSETRVAVPPPALGDEEPDSLEPDPRDAMLEAEGEVHELRARSDGDPLAPMSPEEFESAPLRPSAPEVVSAAPRMSMPPGEVEELLDEADFFVAQGLYDEAMAMLRDSHAAHPRNRLIADKLAEIEELAAQHAASAPPRSVAPDADNSFQLAERLAEDLGEAEEQSRDLGSDVLDVEQVFAQFKKGVEQQVGLEDTETHFDLGIAYKEMGLLQDAIAEFQLCLANPQKQCIAHTMIGLCNLEKGEVAEAISSFKKGLYAENKTDREELGLYYELGRAYELLHDPKEALYYYEKVRKRDATFRHVNDRIVALTRPAPAAPAPSLANDDIDAAFDDLMGDRES is encoded by the coding sequence GTGAGCGTCGATCGCACGAAGATTCTCGAGGCCGCCCAGAAGCATCTGGCGAAGGGCGCCTACGACAAGGCGATCGCCGAGCTGCAGAAGCTGGTGAAGGCCGACCCGAGCGACGTCCGCACGTGGCTCAAGATCGGCGATCTGTTCGCGAAGAAGGGCTCGACGCGCGAGGCCGTCGACACCTACGCGAAGGTCGCCGATCAGTACGCGACGCAGGGCTTCTTCCTGAAGGCCGTCGCGGTCCACAAGCAGATCCTCAAGCTCGATCCCACGCGCCTCGACGTGCAGCTCAAGCTCGCCGACGCGTACGAGAACCTGCAGCTCGTGAGCGACGCGCTCGCGACCTACGAGATGGTCGCGGCGGGCTACGCGCGCGCCGGCAACATCGACAAGGCGCTCGCGACGCTCGCCAAGATGGTCGAGCTCGATCCCGAGAACATCCCCGTCCGCATCAAGTACGCAGAGGCGCTCTCGAAGGCGAACCGCACGAAGGAAGCGGCGGACGCGTTCGAGGCGGGCGGCAAGCTGCTCAAGGCGCAGGGTCGCCTCGACGACTGGATCAAGGTCGCGGAGCGCCTGCTCTTCCACCGCGCCGACGACGTCGCAGTCGCGCGCGAGCTCAGCAAGCTCTACCTCGAGCGCCACGACGCGAAGCGCGCGCTCGCGAAGCTGCAGCTCTGCTTCAAGGCCGATCCGAAGGACGTGCCGACGCTCGAGATGTTGGCCGAGGCGTTCCACCAGCTCGGCCAGCTCCCGAAGACGATCTCGGTCTATCGCGAGGTCGCGCGCATTCATCAGGAAGCGAACCGCGTCGAGGATCGCGCGCGCACGCTCAAGCGCATCCTCGATCTCGATCCCGGCGATGCCGAGGCGCGCCAGGCGCTCGCGGCGTACGCACAGCCGCAGCCCTCGGCCGCGATGCAGGCCGGCGCAGCGGTGCAGGCCGGCCCGTCGGCCGCGGTGCGTCGCGACATCGCGCCGCCACCCGGCGCCGTGGTCGCGCCCGCGCGCGCGCCGCAGCCCGCGCCGCCCGACAGCACGCCGACCGAGGACGAGCTCGAGGAGCTCGACGACGACGTCATCGAGGAGCACGACGACGACGCCTACGGCGAGGCGACGTACTCGCGCGACGACGACAACGACTACCCGAGCGCCGAGACCTACGTCGGCGGCGACGACGGCGACGAAGACGTCATCATCGTCGACGACGACGAAGAGCCCGCCCGCGTGTCGGCCGCGCCGGCGCGTGCGTCGCAGCGTCCGGGGTCCGAGCTGCCCCCCGAGATCGCGCGCGACGCGCAGATCGCGAAGCTGCTCACCGAGTGCGAGGTCTTCCTCCGCTACGGCCTCAAGCAGAAGGTCCTCGATCAGCTCCGTCGTGTCCTCGAGATCGAGCCCGGGCACGTCGAGGCGCGCGAGCGCCTGAAGGACATGCTCATCGATCGCGGTGAGATCGCCGCAGCCATCGACGAGCTGATCGTGCTCTCGGATCTCTTCGCCGATCGCCCCGCGGTCGCGCTGCTCTACGTGCGTCAGGCGCTCGAGCTCGATCCCGATCACGCGGGCGCCGCGAACCGCGCGAACGCGCTGCAGGGCCCGAGCTCGGGCATGCACCCCGCCGCGGACTCGCATCGCGCGCCCGCGAGCGGCTCGCACCCGAACGGCGGCTACCCGAGCGCCGGTGACGCGAGCGGATCGCGCGCGGTCGACGACGACGACGCCGAAGAGCACACGATGTTCGAGCCGCCGAGCCGCCCCGGCGCGAGCAGCTCGCTCGACGGCATCGCCCCTGCGGAGATGCCGGGCGACTCGCTGCTCGACGCGGTGCCGCCCGAGGACGGCGTGTTCTTCGTCGACGACGAGGACACGTCGGCGCCGACGCGCGAGCGCGATCCCGTCGTGTCGTCGCAGGTCGCGGCGCGCGATCCGTACAGCTCGGAGACGCGCGTCGCGGTGCCGCCTCCGGCGCTCGGCGACGAAGAGCCCGACTCGCTCGAGCCCGATCCTCGCGACGCGATGCTCGAGGCCGAGGGCGAGGTGCACGAGCTGCGCGCGCGCAGCGACGGCGATCCCCTCGCGCCGATGAGCCCCGAGGAGTTCGAGAGCGCGCCGCTGCGGCCGAGCGCGCCCGAGGTCGTGAGCGCGGCGCCGCGCATGTCGATGCCGCCGGGCGAGGTCGAGGAGCTCCTCGACGAGGCGGACTTCTTCGTCGCGCAGGGCCTCTACGACGAGGCGATGGCGATGCTGCGCGACTCGCATGCCGCGCACCCGCGCAATCGCCTGATCGCCGACAAGCTCGCGGAGATCGAGGAGCTCGCGGCGCAGCACGCGGCGTCGGCGCCGCCGCGCTCGGTCGCGCCCGATGCCGACAACAGCTTCCAGCTCGCCGAGCGCCTCGCCGAGGATCTCGGCGAGGCCGAGGAGCAGTCGCGCGATCTCGGCAGCGACGTGCTCGACGTCGAGCAGGTGTTCGCGCAGTTCAAGAAGGGCGTCGAGCAACAGGTCGGGCTCGAGGACACCGAGACGCACTTCGATCTCGGCATCGCCTACAAGGAGATGGGCCTGCTGCAGGACGCGATCGCGGAGTTCCAGCTCTGCCTCGCGAACCCGCAGAAGCAGTGCATCGCGCATACGATGATCGGCCTGTGCAACCTCGAGAAGGGCGAGGTCGCCGAGGCGATCTCGAGCTTCAAGAAGGGCCTCTACGCCGAGAACAAGACCGACCGCGAGGAGCTCGGGCTCTACTACGAGCTCGGCCGCGCGTACGAGCTGCTCCACGACCCGAAGGAAGCGCTCTACTACTACGAGAAGGTCCGGAAGCGCGACGCGACGTTCCGCCACGTCAACGACCGCATCGTCGCGCTCACGCGCCCCGCGCCCGCAGCGCCCGCGCCCTCGCTCGCGAACGACGACATCGACGCCGCGTTCGACGACCTGATGGGCGACCGAGAGAGCTGA